The following proteins are co-located in the Fretibacterium sp. OH1220_COT-178 genome:
- a CDS encoding cupin domain-containing protein, with product MLFKKAEQKRLVRREIQGGKGEAHCLYAISKGEGPEKSRFKMAATMTLDPGASIGIHTHETDEEIYVILSGKGMYTDDDGSRSEVGPGDITLTMRGQKHGLEVSNDGPLTLLAFIAE from the coding sequence GTGCTGTTCAAAAAGGCCGAACAGAAACGGCTTGTAAGACGGGAAATCCAAGGGGGCAAAGGAGAGGCTCACTGCCTCTACGCCATATCCAAAGGGGAGGGGCCCGAGAAAAGCCGTTTCAAGATGGCGGCAACGATGACCCTCGACCCGGGGGCCAGCATCGGAATCCACACCCACGAAACCGACGAGGAGATTTACGTCATCCTCTCCGGCAAGGGGATGTACACGGACGACGACGGATCCCGAAGCGAAGTTGGCCCCGGCGACATCACCCTGACCATGCGGGGACAGAAACATGGGCTCGAGGTCTCGAACGACGGACCTCTCACACTGCTGGCGTTCATTGCGGAATAA
- a CDS encoding DUF362 domain-containing protein, with the protein MAKAVVDAGTCVGCEACVGTCPVEAIAMTDGKAKVNPDTCIECGSCVSACPVSAISQ; encoded by the coding sequence ATGGCCAAAGCGGTTGTTGACGCCGGCACCTGCGTAGGGTGCGAGGCGTGCGTTGGGACGTGTCCGGTTGAAGCTATTGCGATGACGGACGGCAAGGCGAAGGTCAACCCCGATACCTGCATCGAGTGTGGGAGTTGCGTGTCGGCCTGTCCGGTGAGCGCCATTTCCCAGTAG
- a CDS encoding Ldh family oxidoreductase, with the protein MDRTTVGYDKLRGYMQRMFEVGLKYPRESAEITAEVLVEADARGHASHGVARVSMYANEVWDGKNIPEARPEIVHETPISLVVQGNRAPGFPVSKMAMDRTLEKAEQNGTCMTVVRDSCHFGMAGYWAELAADRGMIGWAFTNTLRAAIPLFGKERLLGTNPICVAIPIGRKPHFMLDMATTTVALGKIEVAARRGGTMPVGWAVDEKGVDTTDAISVADINRKNKSPYGGQLYLGGATETHGGHKGYGLGLLVELLTSGLSMGTPSFETYGDGCGICHCFQVMRMDLFGDARAVQRHVSEILDRIRSSPKAEGQERIYIHGEKEFERREKALKEGIWLDPATWKRLDEYADKFGVEHLEP; encoded by the coding sequence ATGGATCGGACGACGGTCGGCTACGATAAATTGAGGGGGTATATGCAGAGGATGTTCGAGGTGGGGCTGAAATACCCCAGGGAATCCGCCGAGATCACCGCCGAGGTGCTGGTCGAGGCGGACGCCCGCGGACACGCCTCTCATGGGGTGGCCCGGGTCAGTATGTATGCCAACGAGGTATGGGACGGCAAGAACATACCGGAGGCCAGGCCCGAGATTGTGCACGAAACGCCGATATCCCTGGTGGTCCAGGGGAACAGGGCGCCTGGCTTTCCCGTCTCGAAGATGGCGATGGACCGCACGCTGGAGAAGGCGGAGCAGAACGGGACCTGCATGACGGTGGTCCGCGACTCCTGCCATTTCGGCATGGCGGGTTACTGGGCGGAGCTGGCGGCCGATCGGGGGATGATCGGCTGGGCGTTCACCAACACCTTGAGGGCGGCGATCCCGCTCTTTGGAAAGGAGCGCCTGTTGGGGACGAATCCGATCTGTGTGGCCATCCCCATCGGAAGGAAGCCGCACTTCATGCTGGATATGGCGACGACGACCGTCGCGCTGGGCAAGATCGAGGTCGCGGCGCGGCGCGGCGGGACCATGCCGGTGGGGTGGGCCGTCGACGAGAAGGGCGTGGACACCACGGACGCAATCTCCGTCGCGGACATCAACCGGAAGAACAAGAGCCCTTACGGCGGGCAGCTCTACCTGGGAGGGGCCACCGAGACCCATGGAGGGCACAAGGGGTACGGGCTCGGCCTGCTCGTCGAGCTCCTGACCTCGGGGCTCTCCATGGGAACGCCCTCCTTCGAGACCTACGGTGACGGCTGTGGAATCTGCCATTGCTTCCAGGTCATGCGCATGGATCTGTTCGGCGACGCCCGGGCGGTGCAGAGGCATGTGTCCGAAATCCTGGACCGCATCCGTTCGAGCCCCAAGGCGGAGGGACAGGAGCGCATCTATATTCATGGCGAGAAGGAGTTCGAACGCCGGGAGAAGGCGCTGAAGGAGGGGATATGGCTCGATCCCGCCACCTGGAAGCGCCTGGACGAGTACGCCGACAAGTTCGGAGTGGAGCACCTGGAGCCTTAG
- a CDS encoding Zn-dependent oxidoreductase produces MKAVYVEKPGNLKIVDLPIPKPEPGEVLVRVRAAGICGSDMHIYHGTNPLAKYPRIIGHEFAGEIAEPGTGVTGLAEGDRVSVDPVTSCGKCYPCTIGRPNVCSVLSVFGVHRDGGMAEYVRVPAENVHRIPDSWSWNKAAMVEPFSISANVMDRTECTKGDRVLILGAGPIGLTMLMGAVHLGAEVAVADVLDSRLDAARSLGAALTVNTKENDLEKAIADWTQGVGASVVIDAACVPELFASLLGMASPAGRVAHLGFSERPAQFLPLDITKKELTICGSRLSRRMFPRVIDWFSNGVDPEKLVSHTFPVERVEEAFRLIEERPLETSKVLLTF; encoded by the coding sequence TTGAAAGCCGTCTACGTCGAAAAACCGGGAAATCTGAAGATCGTGGATCTGCCGATCCCCAAGCCGGAGCCCGGCGAGGTCCTCGTCCGCGTCCGGGCCGCCGGGATCTGCGGCTCCGACATGCACATCTATCACGGCACCAACCCTCTGGCGAAATATCCGCGCATCATCGGCCACGAGTTTGCCGGCGAGATAGCGGAGCCTGGGACGGGCGTGACCGGGCTGGCCGAGGGGGACCGCGTCTCCGTCGATCCCGTCACGAGCTGCGGGAAGTGCTATCCCTGCACCATCGGACGCCCCAACGTCTGTTCCGTCCTCAGCGTCTTCGGGGTCCACAGGGACGGGGGCATGGCGGAATACGTCCGCGTCCCCGCCGAGAACGTCCACAGGATCCCCGACTCTTGGTCCTGGAACAAGGCCGCAATGGTCGAACCCTTCTCCATCTCCGCCAACGTAATGGATCGGACGGAATGCACGAAGGGGGATCGGGTCCTGATCCTGGGGGCCGGACCGATCGGCCTGACGATGCTCATGGGCGCAGTCCATCTTGGAGCGGAGGTTGCAGTGGCCGACGTCCTCGACTCCCGCCTCGATGCCGCCCGATCCTTGGGAGCAGCCCTGACCGTCAACACCAAGGAAAACGACCTGGAAAAAGCCATAGCGGACTGGACCCAAGGGGTCGGCGCCTCCGTCGTCATCGACGCGGCCTGCGTCCCCGAGCTCTTCGCCTCGCTCCTCGGGATGGCCTCCCCGGCAGGACGAGTCGCCCATCTGGGTTTTTCCGAGCGCCCTGCGCAGTTTCTCCCCCTGGACATCACCAAGAAGGAGCTGACGATCTGCGGGTCAAGGCTGAGTCGGCGCATGTTCCCGCGGGTCATCGACTGGTTCTCGAACGGGGTCGATCCCGAAAAGCTCGTCTCCCACACCTTTCCGGTCGAACGGGTCGAGGAAGCCTTCCGCCTGATCGAGGAGAGACCCCTCGAGACGAGCAAGGTGCTGCTCACCTTCTGA
- a CDS encoding TRAP transporter substrate-binding protein: MKARNWILVSVMVFSLLLAGRAHAAPEYTLKLGHLANENHSWHKGALKFAEEVEKLSGGRVVCQVFANEELGNEMDTIQAIHTGIAHMVITGESMQNWAPKCALIAVPYMIRSAEHLQKVLDGEIGAEIAKEVVEKVKLRPVSAFVRAPRNLTSNRPIKAPGELNGFKLRVPNVPLFVKVWEALGAKPTPMAFSEVFTSLQQNIIDGQENPLDLIRSASLYEVQKCVNLTEHVYGWIYLAIGEDFFQKLPEDLQKAVLEAGKAAQAYEHELFLSNIAEDERFLKEKGMEFVTVDKAAFAALAGPAVEEFLKTKPADVLELYKKIVSLQ; encoded by the coding sequence ATGAAGGCACGGAACTGGATTCTGGTGAGCGTCATGGTGTTTTCTCTCTTGCTGGCGGGGCGCGCCCATGCGGCGCCGGAGTACACGCTGAAGCTTGGCCATCTCGCCAACGAAAACCACTCCTGGCACAAGGGGGCGCTCAAGTTCGCCGAGGAGGTCGAGAAGCTCAGCGGCGGCCGCGTTGTTTGCCAGGTCTTCGCCAACGAGGAGCTCGGCAACGAGATGGACACCATCCAAGCCATCCACACGGGGATCGCCCACATGGTCATCACCGGGGAGTCCATGCAGAACTGGGCCCCGAAATGTGCTCTGATCGCCGTACCCTACATGATCCGAAGCGCGGAACACCTCCAAAAGGTGCTCGATGGAGAGATCGGCGCGGAGATCGCCAAGGAGGTCGTCGAGAAGGTGAAGCTGCGCCCCGTTTCGGCCTTCGTGCGCGCGCCCCGCAACCTCACCAGCAACCGTCCCATCAAGGCGCCGGGCGAGCTGAACGGGTTCAAGCTGAGGGTGCCCAACGTCCCCCTCTTCGTGAAGGTCTGGGAGGCGCTCGGGGCAAAACCCACGCCCATGGCGTTCTCCGAGGTCTTTACGTCCCTGCAGCAGAACATCATCGACGGACAGGAGAACCCGCTTGACCTGATCCGCAGCGCCTCGCTCTACGAGGTTCAGAAGTGCGTCAACCTTACCGAGCACGTCTACGGCTGGATCTACCTGGCCATCGGCGAAGATTTCTTCCAGAAACTGCCCGAGGACCTTCAGAAGGCGGTTCTGGAGGCCGGAAAGGCCGCTCAGGCTTACGAACACGAGCTCTTCCTGTCCAATATCGCGGAGGACGAGAGGTTCCTGAAGGAGAAGGGCATGGAGTTCGTGACCGTGGACAAGGCTGCCTTTGCGGCCCTTGCGGGCCCGGCCGTCGAGGAGTTTCTGAAGACGAAGCCCGCCGACGTGCTGGAGCTCTACAAGAAGATCGTGAGCCTTCAGTAG
- a CDS encoding TRAP transporter small permease — protein sequence MLKKFLERTLEWTSSLCFAGLIAVVLLQVFARLFLARSPHWTEEASRFLMLYMVAFASGLAARDRAYVNVDFLLNMFKGRLRAFVDLCIDLLSIVLMVTIARYGWDNAMVGRIQTSASLSIPMHLVFMAVVLHAVSVAFYTAIHIIDDLAALFGQRRSS from the coding sequence TTGCTCAAGAAATTTTTGGAGCGAACGTTGGAATGGACCTCGTCGCTCTGCTTCGCCGGCTTGATAGCCGTGGTGCTGCTCCAGGTGTTCGCGCGGCTGTTCCTGGCCCGATCCCCGCATTGGACCGAGGAAGCCTCCCGCTTTCTGATGCTCTACATGGTGGCCTTTGCCTCCGGGCTCGCCGCAAGGGACCGCGCCTACGTCAACGTCGATTTTCTCCTCAACATGTTCAAGGGGCGTCTCAGAGCTTTCGTCGACCTCTGCATCGACCTCCTGTCCATCGTCCTGATGGTCACCATTGCCCGGTATGGCTGGGACAACGCGATGGTCGGGCGAATCCAGACCTCGGCCTCCCTGTCGATTCCGATGCACCTCGTCTTCATGGCCGTGGTGTTGCATGCCGTCAGTGTGGCCTTCTACACCGCCATTCACATCATCGACGACCTGGCCGCCCTGTTCGGTCAAAGGAGGTCCTCATGA
- a CDS encoding TRAP transporter large permease → MITVLFLSFIIFLFMGVPVAFSLGLSSLIYLVGSGIPLMVIPQRMFAGINSFTLLCIPGFILAGNLMNRGGISDRIIAFANILVGPIRGGLAQANVVASMVFAGVSGTAVADTASLGSLLIPAMHKEGYDLEFSCAVTASSSCIGPIIPPSMPMIIAGTLTGLSVGKLFLAGAVPGILMGLLMMIVTAVLSARRGYPKGERPSWRKFWHEFYGGIWALMMMVLIFAGILSGWFSPTEAAIVACIYAMFVGLFVYKDLKLRDLPQVLKESAIMSAAIITLVGLANVFAWILASERIPQTIARAMMSLTSNKYVIILLVNIFLLFVGMFMETIAALMTLFPTLLAVLTQVSVDPIQCAMICVLNLIIGLITPPVGICLFVASSIGKIPVNRIVSANLPYLLVCLLVLALVSFIPAVSTWLPSMLM, encoded by the coding sequence ATGATCACGGTGCTGTTCCTGAGCTTCATCATATTCTTGTTCATGGGGGTCCCCGTAGCCTTCTCCCTGGGATTGTCCTCCCTGATCTATCTCGTGGGGTCGGGAATTCCCCTGATGGTCATCCCGCAGCGTATGTTCGCGGGGATCAACTCCTTCACCCTGCTCTGCATCCCGGGGTTCATCCTGGCCGGAAACCTGATGAATCGGGGCGGCATCTCCGATCGGATCATCGCCTTCGCCAACATTTTGGTCGGGCCCATCCGAGGCGGACTGGCCCAGGCGAACGTCGTGGCCTCCATGGTCTTCGCCGGAGTCTCCGGCACCGCCGTGGCGGACACCGCCTCCTTGGGCTCCCTGCTCATTCCCGCGATGCACAAGGAGGGCTACGATCTGGAGTTCTCCTGCGCCGTCACCGCGTCGAGCTCCTGCATCGGCCCCATCATCCCCCCCTCCATGCCGATGATCATCGCGGGGACCCTGACGGGGCTCTCGGTCGGAAAACTCTTCCTGGCCGGGGCCGTTCCGGGCATTCTGATGGGGCTTCTGATGATGATCGTGACCGCGGTTCTCTCCGCCAGGCGCGGTTATCCCAAGGGGGAAAGGCCCTCGTGGAGGAAGTTCTGGCACGAGTTCTACGGGGGCATCTGGGCCCTCATGATGATGGTCCTGATCTTCGCCGGCATCCTGAGCGGCTGGTTCAGCCCCACGGAGGCCGCAATCGTGGCCTGCATCTACGCCATGTTCGTCGGATTGTTCGTCTACAAGGACCTCAAGCTTCGGGACCTCCCGCAGGTGCTCAAGGAGTCGGCCATCATGTCCGCGGCCATCATCACCCTGGTGGGACTGGCCAACGTCTTTGCCTGGATCCTGGCGAGCGAGCGCATCCCCCAGACGATCGCCCGAGCCATGATGTCCCTGACGAGCAACAAGTACGTGATCATTCTGCTCGTCAACATCTTCCTGCTCTTCGTGGGCATGTTCATGGAGACGATCGCGGCCCTGATGACGCTCTTCCCCACCCTGCTGGCGGTCCTGACCCAGGTGAGCGTCGACCCCATCCAGTGCGCCATGATCTGCGTCCTGAACCTCATCATCGGCTTGATCACCCCGCCCGTGGGAATCTGTCTCTTCGTGGCCTCCAGCATCGGCAAGATCCCGGTGAACCGGATCGTCTCAGCAAACCTCCCCTATCTTCTGGTCTGCCTTCTGGTGCTGGCCCTGGTCTCCTTCATCCCCGCCGTCTCCACCTGGTTGCCCTCGATGCTGATGTAA
- the pgsW gene encoding poly-gamma-glutamate system protein, with amino-acid sequence MRKIAVFLLGLFLATGPARALERGPASDLMRQCEALICAEKERRGLFDPEADPGRSGLIGVEFSPLTTSLGELADKRAAARPEMADAVAEYLRRAGVASGDWVAVNASASFPGFCLAALCAAETLGVHVQFVFSYGSSMYGGTQPEFTFPVMLDLLNASGLLRTRLRAVAPGGAWDRMGEVLLEDPLPTLRVLLDSRCEEKIEAAGLAEAIRRRLEIFGETPRPIRCFVNCGGAWTSMGLSERVLEVGYGLLERPVSVPQGNERGLIFEYLERGVPVVHLLYAKGICRDFGIPYGEE; translated from the coding sequence GTGAGAAAAATAGCTGTTTTCCTGCTGGGGCTTTTCCTGGCGACAGGTCCGGCGCGGGCGCTGGAGCGCGGTCCGGCCTCCGATCTGATGCGGCAATGCGAGGCGCTGATATGTGCGGAGAAGGAGCGGCGCGGCCTGTTCGATCCGGAGGCGGACCCCGGCCGGAGCGGCCTGATCGGCGTGGAGTTCTCCCCTCTGACGACCAGTCTGGGGGAGCTGGCCGACAAGCGGGCCGCGGCCCGGCCCGAGATGGCGGATGCCGTGGCGGAATATCTGCGCCGCGCTGGGGTCGCCTCCGGGGACTGGGTGGCCGTCAATGCCAGCGCGTCCTTTCCGGGTTTTTGCCTGGCGGCGCTCTGCGCCGCCGAGACGTTGGGCGTCCACGTGCAATTTGTCTTCTCCTACGGGTCCTCCATGTATGGGGGCACGCAGCCGGAGTTCACGTTTCCCGTGATGCTGGATCTCCTGAACGCGTCGGGGTTGCTGCGGACACGCCTGCGGGCCGTCGCGCCCGGCGGAGCCTGGGACCGGATGGGGGAGGTTCTGCTGGAGGATCCCCTGCCGACCTTGCGTGTCCTGCTGGATTCCCGGTGCGAGGAAAAAATTGAAGCGGCCGGCCTTGCCGAGGCGATCCGCAGGCGACTTGAGATTTTCGGGGAGACGCCGCGCCCCATCCGCTGTTTCGTCAACTGCGGCGGCGCCTGGACCAGCATGGGGCTGTCCGAGCGCGTGCTGGAGGTGGGGTACGGGTTGCTGGAAAGGCCCGTATCCGTCCCTCAGGGAAATGAACGGGGGCTGATCTTCGAATATCTCGAACGGGGTGTCCCGGTGGTGCACCTGCTCTATGCCAAGGGGATCTGTCGGGATTTCGGAATCCCTTATGGAGAGGAATGA
- a CDS encoding dipeptidase produces MLRKGSRFLSVFSVAALLLLLVSTAALACTVIAVGKDATVDGSAMITHNDDSRTANSRLFIVPEADWPEGSMRDIVKDAHGYEGDAQKIDETPQVPHTYRYFFSRYSFMNEKGVAISEATNGVEVTDERSKKVQQIMEKDATGSIDAWIVQDVMLERAKTAREAVKIMGELVEKHGWFDSGETMPLTDGNEVWIIEFYGNKIWAAWRMPDDHVFVAANRARLRHLDLTDKENVMYCPDLVEYAVKNGFIDSKDVNEKDFSPADVYSPNTELYATRREWRALSLLAPESFKLGPDEYDYPMSIKPDKKLSVQDIFEIKGDWYAGTSFDLSKGIQAGPWGNPIRYANKSEKNPDASWERSINMMRTCYVHIAQVRGDLPEEVRGISWYGYGAPDTTYITPLWPIMRKLPPLYSIGDRFHDYDPKSGWWVNTRVQEIAGLRYQAAREDIHKARDAKLMPLYVQTRMIQDKAAELFKDGKKDEAIDLITDFAYAHAVDWNQRWLALGDHLFAKYALGYTNFKTTPYPEWWNEAVGYDTPRRESKEKK; encoded by the coding sequence ATGCTACGCAAAGGTTCCAGATTTTTGTCGGTTTTTTCGGTTGCCGCTCTGCTCCTTCTCCTGGTGTCCACGGCGGCACTGGCCTGCACCGTCATCGCGGTGGGGAAGGACGCCACCGTGGACGGCAGTGCCATGATCACGCACAACGACGATTCCCGTACGGCGAACTCCCGTCTGTTCATCGTACCCGAGGCCGATTGGCCGGAGGGCTCCATGCGCGATATCGTCAAGGACGCCCACGGCTACGAGGGGGATGCCCAGAAGATCGACGAGACGCCACAGGTGCCTCACACCTACCGCTACTTCTTCTCCCGCTACTCCTTCATGAACGAGAAGGGGGTGGCGATCAGCGAGGCCACCAACGGGGTGGAGGTCACCGACGAGCGCAGCAAGAAGGTTCAGCAGATCATGGAGAAGGACGCGACCGGCTCCATCGACGCCTGGATCGTTCAGGACGTGATGCTGGAGCGAGCCAAGACGGCGCGCGAGGCCGTCAAGATCATGGGCGAACTGGTCGAGAAGCACGGCTGGTTCGATTCCGGCGAGACCATGCCCCTGACGGACGGCAACGAGGTCTGGATCATCGAGTTCTATGGCAACAAGATCTGGGCGGCATGGCGCATGCCCGACGATCATGTGTTTGTAGCGGCCAACCGCGCCCGCCTGCGCCACCTCGATCTGACGGACAAGGAAAACGTGATGTATTGTCCGGACCTCGTCGAGTACGCCGTGAAGAACGGCTTCATCGACTCGAAGGACGTGAACGAGAAGGACTTCAGCCCCGCGGACGTCTACTCCCCGAACACCGAGCTCTACGCGACGCGGCGCGAGTGGCGCGCCCTCTCCCTGCTCGCACCGGAGAGCTTCAAGCTCGGGCCGGACGAGTACGATTACCCCATGTCCATAAAGCCGGACAAGAAACTGAGCGTCCAGGACATCTTCGAGATCAAGGGCGACTGGTATGCGGGGACTTCCTTCGATCTGAGCAAGGGCATCCAGGCCGGTCCCTGGGGGAACCCCATCCGCTACGCGAACAAGAGCGAGAAGAACCCCGACGCCAGCTGGGAGCGCTCCATCAACATGATGCGTACCTGCTACGTCCACATCGCGCAGGTCCGCGGCGACCTTCCCGAGGAGGTCCGCGGCATCAGCTGGTACGGCTACGGCGCCCCGGACACGACCTACATCACCCCGCTGTGGCCGATCATGAGGAAACTGCCGCCGCTCTATTCCATCGGGGACCGCTTCCACGACTACGACCCCAAGTCCGGCTGGTGGGTCAACACCCGCGTGCAGGAGATCGCCGGGCTTCGCTATCAGGCCGCCCGCGAGGATATCCATAAGGCTCGTGACGCCAAGCTCATGCCCCTTTACGTTCAGACGCGGATGATCCAGGACAAGGCCGCGGAGCTCTTCAAGGACGGCAAGAAGGACGAGGCGATCGACCTCATCACCGACTTCGCCTACGCCCACGCCGTGGACTGGAACCAGCGCTGGCTGGCCTTGGGCGATCATCTGTTTGCGAAGTACGCGCTGGGCTACACGAACTTCAAGACCACGCCGTACCCCGAATGGTGGAACGAGGCGGTGGGGTACGACACCCCGCGCCGGGAGTCCAAGGAGAAGAAGTAA
- a CDS encoding succinylglutamate desuccinylase/aspartoacylase domain-containing protein, whose product MNYEKGAKLRQTVLLCCALLLAWLGGREFLELRNMKESVVVSEAFTRKFMLSDYFPPLKGTGMDTPVYLYDSGVPGGSMLYLGGTHPYEPATALSAYLIMENIKVEKGRVFICPHANYSASTLGMLGNAYPKFLHVETSFGRKPYRIGDRNSSPLDQWPDPFTYVHYPSGQNLDYTDARNLNRTFPGRPDGSLTEQLAYAFMELTRKEDITLFVDAHEASLMYPVVATYVAHDRSQDMAMMAAMELSATEFPMKCEASPKSLRGLTHREVGDFSNALVILMETPEPFIDRVAGRITEALMMEGKDEFLQTAAEHELLFCDYDIAVGCPMWDRVGRHLSGTLAMIKQMNDFTADPAKELRVSFPNYTDLKEKGLGAFYHDPAKADPERVHWN is encoded by the coding sequence ATGAACTACGAAAAGGGCGCGAAACTGCGCCAGACGGTGCTCCTCTGTTGCGCGTTGCTGCTGGCGTGGCTCGGCGGCAGGGAGTTCCTGGAGCTGCGGAACATGAAGGAGTCGGTGGTCGTCTCCGAGGCCTTCACCCGAAAATTCATGCTGAGCGATTATTTTCCGCCCCTGAAGGGGACCGGCATGGATACGCCCGTCTACCTCTATGACTCCGGGGTGCCGGGCGGATCGATGCTCTATCTCGGGGGGACCCATCCCTACGAGCCGGCCACGGCCCTGTCGGCCTACCTCATCATGGAGAACATCAAGGTGGAGAAGGGGCGGGTCTTCATCTGCCCACACGCCAACTACAGCGCCTCCACCCTCGGGATGCTGGGCAACGCCTATCCCAAGTTCCTCCACGTGGAGACGTCCTTCGGCCGGAAACCCTACCGGATCGGCGACCGCAACTCGTCGCCCCTGGACCAGTGGCCGGACCCCTTCACCTACGTGCACTATCCGTCGGGCCAGAACCTGGATTACACGGACGCCCGGAACCTCAACCGTACCTTTCCCGGGCGGCCCGACGGCAGCCTGACGGAGCAGCTTGCGTATGCCTTCATGGAGCTGACCCGGAAGGAGGACATCACCCTGTTCGTGGACGCCCACGAGGCCTCCTTGATGTATCCCGTCGTGGCGACCTACGTGGCGCATGACCGTTCCCAGGACATGGCGATGATGGCCGCGATGGAGCTCTCGGCGACGGAGTTTCCCATGAAGTGCGAGGCCTCTCCCAAGAGCCTTCGGGGGCTGACGCACCGCGAGGTGGGCGATTTCAGCAATGCGCTGGTCATTCTGATGGAGACCCCGGAACCCTTTATCGATCGCGTGGCGGGGAGGATTACCGAGGCGCTCATGATGGAGGGCAAGGACGAGTTCCTGCAGACTGCGGCGGAGCACGAACTTCTGTTCTGCGACTACGACATCGCGGTCGGCTGCCCCATGTGGGACCGAGTCGGCCGTCATCTCTCGGGGACCCTGGCGATGATCAAACAGATGAACGACTTCACGGCGGACCCCGCCAAGGAGCTTCGCGTCTCCTTCCCGAATTACACGGACCTGAAGGAGAAGGGCCTCGGCGCCTTTTACCACGATCCCGCCAAGGCGGACCCCGAGCGGGTACATTGGAACTGA
- a CDS encoding citrate transporter: MYAETTFILAAMVATFALASWVLKSPELSMVVTAVVGALVGGLGFPVRLLVEGTFTYFDVAFTFLTASIFINFYSATGAMDALVRGMVDRFYDRKWVLFFLLALIMLIPGALTGAGSVSMFVVGGMVATVLRFMGIRDVRIVAFIYVTSMLAAVAPPINLWVMLMCAQANMPYVGFDVPLLAPIALITVFTVFYLLRGGKPQPKEEILASLPESPKGMNAFRISAPLAVFVLLLILSKYAAFFMPILGIPLIFLVSTAVAMLLSPRRLGPSGWYRVLIETSEQVFPLLATVISVGVLVNVMTSTGVRGLIAITFVTLPVDWIYAFALIVLPLAQGSLSYSSAIILGTPLIFLFNSVGVNVTIVATALSLIYPLGDCLPPSRISGRVAIDVSGYAGSYLSFLRAILIPALFMGLVALGMLVYANHFRWLIVY, from the coding sequence TTGTACGCCGAGACGACGTTTATCCTGGCCGCCATGGTCGCGACCTTTGCGCTGGCGAGCTGGGTGCTGAAGTCCCCTGAGCTCTCGATGGTGGTCACCGCGGTGGTGGGGGCTCTAGTCGGAGGATTGGGATTTCCGGTCCGACTGCTCGTCGAGGGGACCTTCACCTACTTCGACGTGGCCTTCACCTTTTTGACCGCCTCCATCTTCATCAACTTCTATTCCGCCACGGGGGCGATGGACGCGCTCGTTCGCGGGATGGTCGACCGCTTTTACGACAGAAAATGGGTGCTTTTCTTCCTCCTGGCCCTGATCATGCTGATCCCGGGGGCCCTCACGGGGGCGGGGAGCGTGTCCATGTTCGTCGTGGGCGGGATGGTCGCGACGGTCCTGCGCTTCATGGGGATCCGAGACGTGCGCATCGTCGCCTTCATCTACGTGACGTCGATGCTGGCCGCCGTCGCCCCCCCGATCAACCTGTGGGTCATGCTGATGTGCGCGCAGGCCAACATGCCCTACGTGGGTTTTGACGTGCCGCTTCTGGCTCCGATAGCATTGATCACCGTCTTCACCGTTTTCTATCTGCTGCGTGGCGGAAAGCCCCAGCCCAAGGAGGAGATTCTGGCCTCGCTGCCGGAGTCACCCAAGGGGATGAACGCCTTCCGCATCTCGGCTCCTCTCGCCGTCTTCGTTCTGCTTTTGATCCTCTCGAAGTACGCGGCGTTTTTCATGCCCATCTTGGGAATTCCTCTGATCTTCCTCGTCAGCACGGCCGTTGCGATGCTCCTCTCGCCCAGGCGTCTGGGGCCAAGCGGTTGGTATCGGGTGCTGATCGAGACCTCCGAGCAGGTCTTCCCGCTTCTGGCGACGGTCATCAGCGTAGGGGTCCTGGTGAACGTCATGACCTCCACGGGGGTGCGCGGACTGATCGCCATCACCTTCGTCACCCTGCCGGTCGATTGGATATATGCCTTTGCCTTGATCGTGCTTCCGCTGGCCCAGGGGTCCCTCAGCTACAGCAGCGCCATCATCCTGGGGACGCCCCTGATCTTTCTGTTCAACTCCGTCGGGGTCAACGTGACCATCGTCGCCACGGCGCTGAGCCTGATCTATCCCTTGGGCGACTGTCTGCCGCCGTCGCGCATCTCCGGACGCGTCGCGATCGACGTCTCGGGCTATGCGGGCTCCTACCTGTCGTTTTTGCGCGCCATCCTCATCCCCGCCCTGTTCATGGGGTTGGTGGCCCTAGGCATGCTGGTCTACGCCAACCATTTCCGTTGGCTCATCGTTTACTGA